In Microbacterium cremeum, a genomic segment contains:
- the epsC gene encoding serine O-acetyltransferase EpsC, producing MNERIGFVARVREDVAAAKLRDPAARSGLEIALLYPGLHAIWSHRLWHGLWTRGARFIARAGSQVTRWLTGIEIHPGATIGRRFFIDHGMGVVIGETAEVGDDVLLYHGVTLGGRQREGGKRHPTIGDGVAVGAGAKILGPVTIGAGSVVGANAVVTKDAPADSVLVGVPAKPRSRRTGEDTRALLTTPEYVI from the coding sequence ATGAACGAACGCATCGGATTCGTCGCCCGCGTCCGCGAGGACGTCGCCGCGGCGAAGCTGCGCGACCCCGCCGCTCGCAGCGGCCTCGAGATCGCGCTGCTGTACCCCGGGCTCCACGCGATCTGGTCGCACCGGCTGTGGCACGGGCTGTGGACGCGGGGCGCGCGCTTCATCGCCCGCGCCGGCTCGCAGGTGACGCGCTGGCTCACCGGCATCGAGATCCACCCCGGCGCGACGATCGGCCGTCGCTTCTTCATCGACCACGGCATGGGCGTCGTGATCGGCGAGACCGCCGAGGTCGGCGACGACGTGCTGCTCTACCACGGCGTGACGCTCGGAGGCCGGCAGCGCGAGGGCGGCAAGCGCCACCCCACGATCGGCGACGGCGTGGCGGTCGGCGCGGGCGCGAAGATCCTCGGCCCGGTCACGATCGGCGCAGGCTCCGTCGTCGGCGCCAACGCCGTCGTCACCAAGGACGCGCCGGCCGACAGCGTCCTCGTCGGCGTCCCCGCCAAGCCGCGGTCCCGCCGCACCGGCGAAGACACGCGCGCCCTGCTCACGACCCCCGAGTACGTCATCTGA